A single window of Gossypium hirsutum isolate 1008001.06 chromosome A10, Gossypium_hirsutum_v2.1, whole genome shotgun sequence DNA harbors:
- the LOC107895488 gene encoding ATPase 11, plasma membrane-type yields MGTKTPNFATLPEMIFGEILRSFILLRTSRAGLTSEDAEVRVHIFGQNKLEEKPENKFLKFLSFMWNPLSWVMEAAAVMAIVLANGGGEGPDWQDFVGIICLLIINSTISFIEENNAGNAAAALMARLAPKTKVCNSLQVSLMPLYGQWQETDAAILVPGDIISIKLRDIIPADARLLEGDPLKIDQIYHVKIPVLSVTLAIGSHRLSQQGAITKRMTAIEEMAGMDVLCSDKTGTLTLNRLTVDRNLVEVFSKNMDKDLVVLLAARASRLENQDAIDAAIINMLADPKEARANIKEVHFLPFNPVDKRTAITYIDSDGNCKGLFLCPRIFRIVIDDDFVVILNCNQNPREEISKGSSGLHWEDCTLRLAYANLCG; encoded by the exons ATGGGAACAAAGACTCCAAACTTCGCCACTTTACCGGAAATGATATTCGGTGAAA ttttacgATCATTTATTTTACTGAGAACATCCCGTGCAGGACTTACATCTGAAGATGCTGAAGTTCGAGTCCATATTTTTGGTCAGAATAAGCTCGAGGAGAAGCCC GAAAACAAGTTTTTGAAGTTTCTAAGTTTTATGTGGAACCCATTATCATGGGTTATGGAAGCTGCAGCAGTGATGGCCATTGTCCTTGCCAATGGTGGA GGTGAGGGTCCTGACTGGCAGGACTTTGTAGGGATTATATGCCTTCTGATTATCAATTCAACAATCAGTTTCATTGAGGAAAACAATGCTGGAAATGCTGCAGCCGCACTCATGGCTCGTCTGGCTCCTAAAACAAAGGTCTGCAACTCTCTTCAAGTTTCTTTAATGCCTTT ATATGGTCAGTGGCAAGAGACAGATGCTGCTATTTTAGTACCAGGAGATATAATTAGCATAAAACTTAGAGATATCATTCCTGCAGATGCTCGCCTTCTTGAAGGCGATCCACTTAAAATTGATCAG ATATATCATGTAAAAATTCCTGTATTATCTGTTACTCTTGCAATCGGTTCTCATCGACTGTCTCAACAG GGTGCCATTACTAAAAGGATGACTGCAATTGAAGAAATGGCTGGAATGGATGTTCTATGCAGTGACAAAACTGGAACTCTGACCTTAAATCGTCTAACCGTTGATCGGAACCTTGTTGAG GTTTTTAGCAAAAATATGGACAAAGACTTGGTTGTTCTGCTAGCAGCAAGAGCCTCCAGACTGGAAAATCAGGATGCTATTGATGCAGCCATCATTAACATGCTTGCAGACCCGAAGGAG GCTCGTGCAAACATCAAAGAGGTTCACTTTCTTCCATTCAACCCAGTCGACAAACGTACCGCAATTACATACATTGACTCTGATGGTAATTGCAAAGGTTTGTTTTTGTGTCCCAGGATATTTAGGATagtgattgatgatgattttgttgtCATTTTAAATTGCAATCAGAACCCAAGGGAAGAAATTTCAAAGGGGAGCTCAGGCCTCCATTGGGAGGATTGCACACTGCGGCTTGCTTATGCAAATCTATGTGGTTGA